The following are encoded in a window of Geobacter metallireducens GS-15 genomic DNA:
- the queA gene encoding tRNA preQ1(34) S-adenosylmethionine ribosyltransferase-isomerase QueA, giving the protein MRVDDFDYELPPELIAQEPLDRRDATRLMTVDRLKGEVGEVSFREITRLFRPGDLLVVNDTRVIPARFFGVKESGGRVEVFLERRLAAVGERWQCLLRSSKPSRPGTRIVLAEGVSAEVIGRSDGDTWCVSFTPVTGFDEWLERNGAMPLPPYIRRSAADADRERYQTVFSRQRGAVAAPTAGLHFTPELLDELRERGVEIATLTLHVGLGTFMPIRVERVEEHRMHRERYIIPSATADAVNARKGGKGRVIALGTTTCRTLEHAARDDGRVAAGAGETGIFIYPGYHFKTVDALITNFHLPKSTLLMLVSAFAGKELLFRAYHEAVTRRFRFFSYGDAMFVH; this is encoded by the coding sequence ATGCGCGTTGACGATTTCGACTATGAACTGCCTCCGGAGTTGATAGCCCAGGAACCCTTGGACCGACGTGACGCCACCCGACTCATGACCGTCGACCGGTTGAAGGGAGAGGTCGGCGAGGTCTCTTTCCGCGAAATAACCCGGCTTTTCCGGCCGGGAGACCTCCTGGTGGTGAACGACACCCGTGTCATTCCGGCGCGTTTTTTCGGCGTCAAGGAGAGTGGTGGCCGTGTGGAGGTTTTCCTGGAAAGGAGGCTTGCCGCCGTGGGAGAACGGTGGCAGTGTCTGCTCCGTTCCTCCAAGCCGTCGCGACCCGGTACCCGGATAGTGCTCGCGGAAGGTGTGTCCGCGGAGGTCATCGGGCGCAGTGACGGGGATACGTGGTGTGTTTCGTTTACCCCCGTGACAGGGTTCGATGAATGGCTGGAACGCAACGGCGCAATGCCTCTGCCTCCTTACATAAGGAGGAGCGCGGCTGACGCAGACCGGGAGCGGTATCAGACGGTTTTTTCCCGCCAGCGTGGCGCGGTCGCCGCACCGACGGCAGGCCTCCATTTTACTCCCGAACTGCTGGATGAGCTACGGGAGCGAGGCGTAGAGATTGCCACCCTTACCCTCCATGTGGGGCTCGGTACGTTTATGCCAATCAGGGTTGAACGGGTGGAAGAGCACCGGATGCACCGTGAGCGGTATATCATCCCCTCTGCGACCGCCGACGCGGTGAATGCCCGGAAGGGGGGCAAAGGGAGGGTAATCGCTCTGGGAACCACCACGTGCCGCACCCTGGAGCATGCCGCCCGTGACGATGGCCGCGTGGCAGCCGGCGCGGGAGAAACAGGCATCTTTATCTATCCGGGCTACCACTTCAAAACGGTGGATGCCCTCATTACCAATTTTCACCTCCCCAAATCGACCCTGCTCATGCTCGTTTCGGCCTTTGCCGGGAAGGAGCTTCTCTTCAGGGCATACCATGAGGCGGTGACTCGGCGTTTCCGGTTTTTCAGCTACGGCGACGCGATGTTTGTACATTAG
- the tgt gene encoding tRNA guanosine(34) transglycosylase Tgt, producing MIHFKLIKKDGAARLGSLTTPRGTIETPIFMPVGTQATVKAMTPEELKTIGARIILANTYHLYIRPGHELVRRMGGLHRFMNWDRPILTDSGGFQVFSLNELRKITEEGVKFRSHLDGSYHFISPEDAIAIQGALGSDIAMCFDECTPYPATHDYARRSMEMTTRWARRCKDAKTREDQALFGIVQGGMYRDLRERSAAELREIGFDGYAMGGLSVGEEKEVMHEVLEYAAPMLPEDRPRYVMGIGAPEDLIEAVWHGFDMFDCVMPTRNARNGMLFTSFGRVNIKGAAYAEDAGPLDSECDCYVCRTYSRAYLRHLYRSGEILASRLNTYHNLYYYLSLMAKARAAIAEGRFAAFRQEFYAKRELQGQS from the coding sequence TTGATCCATTTCAAACTTATAAAGAAAGACGGCGCAGCCCGTCTCGGCTCTTTGACAACCCCCCGCGGCACCATCGAGACGCCGATTTTCATGCCGGTCGGAACCCAGGCCACAGTGAAGGCCATGACCCCCGAGGAGCTGAAGACCATCGGTGCCCGGATCATCCTGGCCAACACGTACCATCTTTATATTCGCCCCGGCCATGAATTGGTGAGGCGCATGGGCGGGCTTCACCGTTTCATGAACTGGGATCGGCCGATCCTTACCGACAGCGGCGGGTTTCAGGTCTTCAGCCTGAACGAACTGCGCAAAATCACCGAGGAGGGGGTCAAGTTCCGGTCCCATCTGGACGGTTCCTATCATTTTATCTCTCCCGAGGACGCCATTGCCATTCAGGGGGCTCTGGGGAGCGACATCGCCATGTGTTTCGACGAGTGTACTCCCTACCCGGCCACCCACGACTACGCCCGCCGCTCCATGGAGATGACCACCCGGTGGGCCAGGCGCTGCAAGGATGCGAAGACGCGGGAGGATCAGGCTCTCTTCGGGATCGTTCAGGGGGGGATGTACCGGGACCTGCGGGAGCGAAGCGCCGCGGAACTGCGGGAGATCGGCTTTGACGGTTACGCCATGGGAGGGCTCTCCGTTGGCGAGGAAAAGGAAGTCATGCACGAGGTGCTGGAGTACGCCGCGCCGATGCTTCCCGAAGACCGGCCCCGCTATGTGATGGGAATCGGGGCGCCGGAGGATCTCATCGAGGCGGTCTGGCACGGCTTCGACATGTTCGATTGCGTGATGCCCACGCGAAACGCCCGCAACGGGATGCTCTTCACCTCCTTTGGTAGGGTCAACATCAAGGGGGCGGCCTATGCCGAGGACGCCGGCCCTCTGGATTCCGAATGCGACTGTTACGTCTGTCGCACCTACAGCAGGGCCTATCTGAGGCATCTGTACCGCTCGGGGGAGATTCTCGCGTCGCGGCTCAACACGTACCATAACCTGTACTATTATCTGTCCCTCATGGCAAAGGCGCGGGCCGCCATTGCCGAGGGACGGTTCGCCGCGTTCCGGCAGGAGTTTTACGCCAAGAGGGAGTTGCAGGGGCAATCCTAG
- the yajC gene encoding preprotein translocase subunit YajC, which produces MFGVAFAMAAQPGGAQPGGAMGAFQAILPLVFMFAIFYFLLIRPQQKKAKDHRTLLDSLKKGDQVVTAGGIHGKVGAIDGDVVLLEIASGVTIKISKGYIATLKKD; this is translated from the coding sequence ATGTTCGGAGTTGCTTTTGCAATGGCTGCACAACCGGGAGGAGCCCAGCCCGGCGGCGCCATGGGCGCTTTTCAGGCTATCCTGCCCCTCGTCTTCATGTTCGCCATCTTCTACTTCCTTCTGATCCGCCCCCAACAGAAGAAGGCCAAGGATCACCGCACGCTTCTCGATTCCCTCAAGAAGGGGGATCAGGTTGTTACCGCCGGCGGCATCCACGGGAAGGTGGGCGCCATAGACGGCGACGTCGTGCTCCTCGAAATTGCCTCGGGGGTCACCATCAAGATTTCCAAGGGTTATATCGCCACCCTGAAGAAGGATTAG
- the secD gene encoding protein translocase subunit SecD, with translation MSKGLTWRFGLILLFIFLSGIYLTPTFVSPLPSWWKGLLPKDRINLGLDLQGGTHLVMEVEIQKAVEGALDLIASDLEDSLSAKTIRFKKIGRIASDRIQLTFYDRGTADTVQKMVKEKYPTLELVPPYDEGGFVSMQLRMGEKEAQERKDRAVAQALETIRNRIDQFGVSEPVIAREGLTHIVVQLPGIKDPKRAIELIGRTARLEFKLVDETVNPATATPGTIPEDSELLMEKKTDPTTGAVTEIPLVVKKKAMITGDLLTNAQVRIDSQFNQPYVAIEFNSTGARLFDQVTAANVGKRFAIVLDNNIYSAPVIRERISGGSAQISGSFSEKEAADLAIVLRAGSLPAPVKVIQNETVGPSLGQDSITKGLMAGLVGVALVVVFMAIYYKLAGLVANFGMVLNVLYLMGALAALGATLTLPGIAAIVLLIGMSVDSNVLIFERIREEMRLGKPPKAALDAGYDKAFLTIMDSHVTTLITAAVLFQFGTGPVKGFAVSLSLGIIINLFTALVGTKSIFDFALSRLRIKRLSI, from the coding sequence ATGTCAAAGGGGCTTACCTGGCGCTTTGGCCTTATCCTGCTGTTCATTTTTCTGTCGGGTATCTACCTGACCCCGACCTTTGTGTCTCCCCTTCCGTCGTGGTGGAAAGGGCTTCTTCCCAAGGACCGGATCAACCTGGGGCTTGACCTTCAGGGGGGGACACACCTGGTGATGGAGGTGGAGATCCAGAAGGCGGTGGAGGGCGCCCTCGACCTCATCGCGAGCGATCTGGAAGACAGCCTTTCCGCCAAGACCATCCGGTTCAAGAAGATCGGGCGGATCGCATCGGATCGGATCCAGCTCACGTTCTACGACCGGGGCACCGCCGACACGGTGCAGAAGATGGTCAAGGAGAAATATCCGACCCTGGAGCTCGTCCCTCCCTATGACGAGGGGGGATTCGTCAGCATGCAGCTCCGCATGGGTGAGAAGGAAGCCCAGGAGCGCAAGGACCGGGCCGTTGCCCAGGCACTTGAGACGATCCGCAACCGGATAGACCAGTTCGGCGTTTCCGAGCCGGTCATTGCCCGGGAAGGGCTCACCCATATCGTGGTCCAGCTTCCGGGCATAAAAGACCCGAAGCGGGCCATCGAGCTCATCGGCCGGACGGCCCGGCTGGAGTTCAAGCTGGTTGACGAGACGGTCAATCCGGCCACGGCAACTCCCGGCACCATCCCCGAAGACTCCGAGCTCCTCATGGAGAAGAAGACCGACCCCACCACCGGCGCCGTAACCGAAATACCCCTGGTGGTCAAGAAAAAGGCGATGATTACCGGTGATCTCCTCACCAACGCCCAGGTCCGGATCGATTCCCAGTTCAACCAGCCCTACGTGGCGATCGAGTTCAACTCCACCGGCGCCCGCCTCTTCGACCAGGTAACCGCCGCCAACGTGGGGAAACGTTTCGCCATTGTGCTCGATAACAATATCTACTCCGCGCCGGTGATCCGGGAGCGGATTTCGGGTGGCAGCGCCCAAATCTCCGGCTCGTTCTCCGAGAAAGAGGCCGCTGACCTGGCCATCGTACTCCGGGCGGGATCTCTCCCCGCACCGGTCAAGGTGATCCAGAACGAGACGGTTGGTCCTTCCCTGGGGCAGGACTCCATCACCAAGGGGCTGATGGCCGGTCTCGTGGGGGTGGCGCTCGTCGTTGTCTTCATGGCGATATACTATAAGCTCGCCGGCCTGGTGGCCAACTTCGGCATGGTGCTCAACGTGCTCTACCTCATGGGCGCCCTGGCGGCCCTAGGAGCGACCCTGACCCTGCCGGGCATCGCCGCCATCGTCCTGCTGATCGGCATGTCCGTTGACTCCAACGTCCTCATCTTCGAACGGATCCGGGAGGAGATGCGGCTCGGCAAACCTCCCAAAGCGGCATTGGATGCCGGCTATGACAAGGCGTTCCTGACCATCATGGACTCCCACGTGACGACGCTCATCACGGCCGCCGTCCTCTTCCAGTTCGGCACCGGACCGGTCAAGGGATTTGCCGTGTCGTTGAGCCTGGGGATTATCATCAACCTGTTCACCGCTCTCGTGGGCACCAAGTCAATTTTCGACTTCGCCCTTTCGCGCCTGCGGATCAAGCGTCTGAGCATCTAG
- the secF gene encoding protein translocase subunit SecF, producing the protein MEFIGKTHIDFMGMKKFSFAISIVIAILGIIGIVRIALGTANMGIDFSGGTAVQLKFAQPVHIDRAREALAKHGIHDANLQELKTGNKLLVKVGKTSLPQGNAADLIQTAFQKELTGNTFVVESSTEIGPAIGDKLRKDTLVAVAISMIGILIYIAWRFDFTFGVGALVATLHDVLAMFAVFFLLDKEVNLLFITAVLTIAGYSLTDTVVVFDRIRENLHKNTKDSLETIFNFSINEVLSRTIITALTTFLAAGSLYFFGGEVIHDFALALVVGILVGVYSSVFVASPIVEVWGRRPKASKA; encoded by the coding sequence ATGGAATTTATCGGCAAGACACATATCGATTTTATGGGGATGAAGAAGTTTTCCTTCGCCATTTCCATTGTCATAGCGATTCTCGGCATTATCGGCATCGTGCGGATTGCCCTCGGGACAGCCAACATGGGGATCGACTTCTCCGGAGGCACCGCCGTGCAGCTCAAATTCGCCCAGCCGGTGCATATCGACCGGGCCCGTGAGGCCTTGGCGAAGCACGGTATCCATGACGCCAACCTTCAGGAGCTCAAGACGGGGAACAAACTCCTCGTGAAGGTAGGGAAGACCTCACTCCCCCAGGGGAACGCGGCGGACCTGATCCAGACTGCCTTCCAGAAAGAGTTGACCGGCAATACCTTCGTGGTTGAAAGCTCCACCGAGATCGGCCCTGCCATCGGCGACAAGCTCCGCAAGGACACCCTGGTCGCCGTGGCCATCTCCATGATCGGCATCCTCATCTACATTGCCTGGCGGTTCGACTTTACCTTCGGCGTGGGAGCGCTCGTTGCAACGCTTCACGACGTCCTCGCCATGTTTGCCGTCTTTTTCCTCCTGGACAAGGAGGTCAATCTCCTCTTCATTACGGCGGTCCTCACCATCGCCGGCTATTCACTCACCGATACCGTGGTCGTCTTTGACCGCATCCGGGAGAATCTCCATAAGAACACCAAGGATTCGCTGGAGACGATCTTCAACTTCAGCATCAACGAAGTCCTTTCCCGGACCATTATTACGGCACTTACCACCTTCCTGGCCGCCGGCTCCCTTTACTTCTTCGGCGGCGAGGTTATCCATGACTTTGCCCTGGCCCTTGTGGTCGGCATCCTCGTCGGTGTCTACTCATCCGTGTTCGTGGCGAGTCCCATTGTCGAGGTCTGGGGGCGTCGTCCCAAGGCCAGCAAGGCTTGA
- a CDS encoding tetratricopeptide repeat protein, with product MNKETVLYVVIALLVGILGTVLVVGVVNKQKPAPATAGIPAGGGSPVDYQQRIAEAEKVVANDPKNLQAWIQLGNDYFDTDQAQKAINAYGKALELDPTNANVLTDQGIMFKRVGWFDKAIANFEKAQQLDPKHLQSLYNLGVVYMSDLKQPAKAVKYWERYLELDPMGPNSQQIRTMLEEAKGMAQTPSPQGQLFRK from the coding sequence ATGAATAAGGAAACTGTGCTTTACGTGGTCATTGCGCTTCTTGTCGGCATCCTCGGCACCGTTCTCGTGGTCGGCGTGGTCAACAAGCAGAAACCTGCCCCGGCCACGGCAGGCATTCCCGCCGGCGGCGGATCTCCCGTCGACTACCAGCAGCGGATTGCCGAGGCCGAGAAAGTCGTTGCCAACGATCCCAAGAACCTCCAGGCCTGGATCCAGCTGGGCAATGACTATTTCGACACCGATCAGGCCCAGAAGGCTATCAACGCCTACGGCAAGGCCCTGGAGCTCGACCCGACCAACGCCAACGTACTTACTGACCAGGGGATCATGTTCAAGCGGGTCGGGTGGTTCGATAAGGCCATTGCCAACTTCGAGAAGGCGCAACAGCTCGATCCAAAACACCTGCAGAGTCTTTACAATCTCGGGGTTGTCTATATGAGCGACCTGAAACAACCCGCCAAGGCGGTGAAATACTGGGAACGCTACCTTGAACTGGATCCCATGGGGCCCAACTCCCAGCAAATTCGGACGATGTTGGAGGAGGCCAAGGGGATGGCGCAGACCCCATCCCCCCAGGGGCAACTCTTCAGGAAGTGA
- the recJ gene encoding single-stranded-DNA-specific exonuclease RecJ yields the protein MKAVAEKRWELRTNDKEAAQRIASDSSVDPFLAALLANRGIADGESARRFLSSSLGDVSDPFLLKGMEEAVARLCAARARRETVCVYGDYDVDGITATALLVSFFRAVGIRCFYHIPKRLEEGYGLSVDGLRKVAEQAQVVVTVDCGVNAVAEAELCLTLGVDLVITDHHTPGPAIPKACAVINPLQPGCSYPFKSLAGVGVAFNVMVALRGRLRAEGAFAGGNGPNLREYLDLVALGTIADVVPLVGENRIFVKYGLRELSASSRVGVKALKDVAGVTGAVSCGAVGFRLAPRLNAAGRMEDAAAGVELLLETEPGRAAAIAAELDANNDERQALERQILTDALGRVQGNTAMEGRKSIVLASAAWHPGVIGIVASRMVDLFHRPTVLIALQEGNGRGSGRSIPGFHLYDALGACADQLVKFGGHRYAAGLSIDEPTLELFVDRFEEVAAGLLSADDLIPVLRVDAVLSAQQVTAGLADALSSLEPFGAGNPEPLFVLKDMEIVRRWAVRGNHLKVRLSGGGFTFDAIGFNLATKEDSLPDLVDIVFTLGWNEWNGRKTLQLSLKDIRESGQVLEPC from the coding sequence ATGAAAGCGGTTGCCGAAAAGCGATGGGAGTTACGGACCAATGACAAGGAGGCTGCGCAGAGAATTGCCTCGGACTCTTCGGTCGACCCCTTCCTGGCAGCGCTGCTCGCCAACCGGGGCATCGCGGATGGCGAATCCGCGCGCCGCTTTCTTTCCTCTTCCCTGGGGGACGTGAGCGATCCCTTCCTTCTGAAGGGAATGGAAGAGGCAGTTGCCCGCCTCTGTGCGGCACGGGCACGACGTGAAACTGTGTGCGTCTACGGCGATTATGATGTGGATGGGATTACTGCCACGGCATTGCTGGTAAGCTTTTTTCGTGCGGTTGGTATCCGCTGCTTCTATCATATTCCGAAACGCCTCGAAGAGGGATACGGCCTTTCGGTGGACGGCCTGCGCAAGGTGGCCGAGCAGGCGCAGGTTGTCGTTACGGTCGACTGTGGGGTGAATGCCGTGGCCGAGGCGGAACTCTGCCTTACGTTAGGGGTTGACCTCGTCATCACCGACCACCACACCCCTGGTCCGGCCATCCCGAAAGCCTGTGCCGTTATCAATCCACTTCAGCCGGGCTGTTCCTATCCCTTTAAATCCCTTGCAGGCGTGGGCGTCGCTTTTAACGTGATGGTCGCCCTTCGGGGGCGTCTCAGGGCGGAAGGGGCATTCGCCGGAGGAAACGGACCGAATCTGCGGGAATACCTCGACCTCGTCGCCCTCGGAACCATTGCCGATGTGGTTCCTCTCGTGGGAGAGAACCGGATATTCGTTAAATATGGGCTCCGGGAACTTTCCGCTTCGTCGCGGGTTGGAGTGAAGGCCCTTAAGGATGTGGCGGGAGTCACCGGCGCCGTGAGTTGTGGTGCTGTCGGCTTCAGGCTTGCACCGCGACTTAACGCAGCCGGCAGAATGGAGGATGCCGCTGCCGGGGTTGAACTTCTCCTTGAGACCGAGCCTGGCCGTGCCGCGGCCATTGCCGCGGAACTGGATGCGAATAACGACGAGCGCCAGGCCCTGGAGCGGCAGATTCTGACGGACGCCCTGGGACGGGTTCAAGGGAATACCGCCATGGAGGGGAGAAAAAGTATCGTTCTCGCCTCCGCTGCGTGGCATCCGGGGGTCATCGGGATCGTTGCCTCGCGAATGGTCGATCTCTTCCATCGTCCGACCGTGCTCATTGCTCTGCAGGAAGGAAACGGCCGGGGATCGGGGCGCAGTATTCCGGGCTTTCACCTCTACGATGCCCTCGGCGCCTGCGCCGACCAACTCGTGAAGTTCGGCGGGCACCGTTACGCTGCCGGGCTTTCAATTGATGAGCCAACGCTGGAACTGTTCGTGGACCGCTTCGAAGAAGTTGCTGCGGGGTTGCTGTCCGCCGACGACCTGATACCGGTGCTCCGCGTGGATGCTGTACTCTCGGCCCAGCAGGTGACAGCTGGTCTGGCGGACGCGCTTTCGTCCCTGGAGCCCTTCGGCGCGGGAAATCCCGAACCGCTGTTCGTGCTGAAAGATATGGAGATCGTGCGGCGGTGGGCCGTTCGCGGCAACCATCTCAAAGTACGGCTTTCTGGTGGAGGATTCACTTTTGACGCCATTGGTTTTAATCTTGCAACGAAGGAGGACAGCTTGCCAGATCTCGTGGATATCGTTTTTACGCTCGGCTGGAACGAGTGGAACGGCCGCAAAACCCTGCAACTGAGCCTCAAGGACATCAGGGAGTCCGGTCAGGTGCTTGAGCCATGCTGA
- a CDS encoding cation diffusion facilitator family transporter, whose protein sequence is MLREERFNKADRIIAVGFWANAGLMIMKLLAGYFGKSEAVFADGLESACDFIAILSTMIALKVGRQPFDPKHPYGHGKAESIAAVLVSLVIFSTGIGILVKAVHTIMDRTYQTPDLIAVLAALVTIAVKEWLYRYTVSTGKHLESPALAAVAKDHRKDAVTSIATLVGVFGAYLGAGVMDPLAAGLTAFFIFHIGYETCMGAIHDLMDGLPSGDLIQSISEVAEAVDGVEHVHEIRGRRSGQYIIIDLKLDMDPEMTVKRSHDIATTVKRLIFEQFPNVGDVMIHINPHDEEHEDLIRL, encoded by the coding sequence ATGCTGAGGGAAGAGCGTTTCAATAAAGCTGACCGTATTATCGCGGTCGGATTCTGGGCCAACGCAGGGCTCATGATCATGAAACTCCTGGCCGGCTATTTCGGGAAATCGGAAGCGGTGTTTGCCGATGGCCTGGAGAGCGCCTGTGATTTCATTGCGATTCTCTCCACGATGATTGCGCTTAAGGTCGGACGTCAACCATTCGACCCGAAACATCCCTACGGGCACGGCAAAGCGGAGAGCATCGCGGCAGTCCTTGTTTCGCTGGTCATCTTTTCAACGGGCATAGGGATTCTTGTTAAGGCCGTCCACACCATTATGGACCGCACCTATCAGACCCCTGATCTGATTGCGGTGCTTGCTGCTCTTGTCACCATTGCGGTCAAGGAATGGTTGTACCGCTACACGGTATCGACCGGAAAGCATCTTGAGAGCCCCGCACTGGCGGCGGTTGCCAAGGATCATCGCAAGGATGCTGTGACGTCCATCGCCACCCTCGTTGGCGTCTTCGGCGCCTACCTGGGGGCCGGCGTCATGGATCCCCTGGCCGCCGGACTCACGGCGTTCTTCATTTTTCACATCGGCTATGAAACATGCATGGGAGCCATCCATGACCTCATGGATGGCCTCCCCTCCGGTGATCTTATCCAATCGATCTCCGAAGTGGCCGAAGCGGTTGACGGAGTGGAGCACGTCCATGAAATCCGGGGGAGGAGATCGGGCCAGTACATCATTATTGATCTCAAACTCGATATGGACCCAGAGATGACCGTCAAGCGCTCCCATGACATCGCCACAACGGTTAAGCGGCTTATTTTCGAGCAATTCCCCAATGTGGGAGACGTGATGATCCACATTAATCCCCATGACGAAGAACATGAGGATCTGATCAGGCTGTAA
- a CDS encoding LysM peptidoglycan-binding domain-containing protein, with amino-acid sequence MIATPPRQAVAIALAMLAFGALPTQVRAIDPRFELDPRFLDKTAESPAKEREERPVRKAARSATGASHYTYTVKPGDHIFKILMKEYGLSNAEAEALVPEVKRLNGITDIRRLHAGQSLRIPLTHRREHADVAERKESKIVRGAPARTDGAGGKRPGSLAAASAGSDGKSAGHTMRMMNLSPEQEPANLDAVRQVWGGLVPSRPVSSRPISIEDKNFSLSLDPESFPSFPAADGGRVLVDAGGKIPPLVRSLIEEKDPSVRIVSESPRNRKRFMASLLEGARFYSVADNVALSFGADPKLTVNADFKIEKTPESVLNHDVVLMSVEEYRRGMPPVLVQFLRREGFQVLEPFPAGDQALPRGGRTLHQITAHDTRGIVDGLLRALDVRYEADRSVELYGMSDGGLRLEVRADRYFEDGRDRYVVSYFDGDPVSYTLTRLLETRGYRVVVLDPKDDFRKVSEKLLARLRLPGVFAQHDLLQYRDAPYGIQMSGVRMRAQGAGGESVFLTNVELDPLFRDLLDYSGYSVISH; translated from the coding sequence ATGATAGCTACCCCCCCCCGACAAGCTGTTGCCATCGCACTCGCGATGCTGGCCTTCGGCGCTCTGCCGACGCAGGTGCGCGCCATTGACCCGCGCTTTGAGCTCGATCCGCGTTTCCTTGACAAGACCGCTGAATCACCTGCCAAGGAACGGGAGGAACGGCCGGTTCGAAAAGCGGCACGGTCGGCGACCGGGGCGTCTCACTATACCTATACCGTTAAGCCGGGGGACCACATTTTCAAAATTCTCATGAAGGAGTACGGTCTTTCCAATGCCGAGGCCGAAGCCCTCGTGCCCGAAGTGAAGCGTCTTAACGGAATCACGGACATCAGGAGACTCCATGCGGGGCAGTCCCTGCGCATCCCGCTGACGCACCGGCGCGAACATGCCGATGTGGCTGAGCGGAAGGAATCGAAGATTGTCCGCGGGGCGCCTGCAAGGACTGACGGTGCTGGAGGGAAAAGGCCGGGGTCTCTTGCCGCAGCCTCAGCCGGCAGTGACGGGAAGTCCGCGGGTCACACCATGCGGATGATGAATCTCTCCCCCGAGCAGGAACCGGCCAATCTCGACGCGGTTCGTCAAGTCTGGGGTGGCCTTGTCCCTTCCCGGCCGGTATCCTCTCGGCCGATTTCCATCGAGGACAAGAACTTTTCCCTGTCCCTCGACCCGGAATCATTCCCCTCGTTCCCCGCGGCAGATGGGGGAAGAGTGCTTGTGGATGCCGGGGGGAAGATTCCTCCTCTCGTGAGATCCCTCATTGAGGAGAAGGATCCGTCGGTGCGCATCGTTTCCGAGAGCCCCCGCAACCGCAAGCGCTTTATGGCGTCGCTTCTGGAAGGCGCCCGCTTCTATTCGGTGGCGGACAATGTCGCCCTCTCGTTTGGCGCCGATCCCAAGCTGACGGTCAACGCCGATTTCAAGATCGAAAAGACCCCGGAAAGCGTCCTGAATCACGATGTGGTGCTGATGAGCGTCGAGGAGTACCGGCGCGGTATGCCGCCGGTTCTGGTCCAGTTTCTTCGCCGCGAGGGGTTTCAGGTTCTGGAGCCCTTTCCCGCCGGTGACCAGGCATTGCCCCGTGGCGGGCGGACCCTTCACCAGATCACTGCCCACGATACCCGGGGGATCGTCGATGGTCTTCTGCGGGCACTCGACGTGCGCTACGAGGCTGACCGCAGCGTAGAGCTCTACGGTATGTCCGACGGCGGGCTCAGGCTCGAAGTGCGGGCCGACCGCTACTTCGAGGACGGGCGCGACCGCTATGTCGTGAGCTACTTTGATGGAGATCCGGTTTCCTATACCCTGACGAGGCTCCTTGAGACCCGGGGGTATCGGGTCGTTGTCCTTGACCCGAAGGACGACTTCCGGAAGGTTTCCGAAAAACTACTGGCTAGGCTCCGGCTTCCCGGTGTTTTCGCCCAGCACGATCTCCTCCAGTACCGGGACGCGCCCTACGGCATCCAGATGTCGGGGGTCCGCATGCGTGCCCAGGGGGCAGGGGGAGAGTCGGTCTTTCTTACCAATGTCGAGCTCGATCCGCTCTTCAGGGATCTCCTCGATTACAGCGGCTACTCGGTCATTTCCCATTAA